From Streptomyces asiaticus, one genomic window encodes:
- a CDS encoding helix-turn-helix domain-containing protein — MADEDLTEVLTAVGPRLRALRRTRGTTLAQLSETTGISLSTLSRLESGQRKPTLELLLPLAKAYGVQLDELVGAPATGDPRVHPRPFTRHGQTFVPLTRYLGGLHAYKQIMPPRPQGRSDEPLEQRVHEGYEWLYVLSGRLRLTLGEHDLVLAAGEAAEFDTRTPHGFANAGDQPVEFLSLFGAQGERIHVRARPAGT; from the coding sequence ATGGCTGACGAAGACCTCACCGAGGTGCTGACCGCCGTAGGACCCCGGCTGCGGGCGCTGCGGCGCACCCGTGGCACCACCCTCGCCCAGCTCAGCGAGACGACGGGCATCTCGCTGAGCACCCTGTCGCGGCTGGAGTCGGGGCAGCGCAAGCCGACCCTGGAGCTGCTGCTGCCGCTGGCCAAGGCGTACGGAGTGCAGCTGGACGAGCTGGTGGGGGCGCCGGCCACCGGGGATCCGCGGGTCCATCCACGGCCGTTCACCCGGCACGGCCAGACGTTCGTTCCGCTGACCCGCTATCTGGGCGGGCTGCACGCGTACAAGCAGATCATGCCGCCCCGGCCGCAGGGCAGGAGCGACGAGCCGCTGGAGCAGCGGGTGCACGAGGGCTATGAGTGGCTCTATGTGCTCTCCGGGCGGCTACGACTGACGCTGGGCGAGCACGACCTGGTGCTCGCGGCCGGCGAGGCCGCCGAATTCGACACCCGCACCCCCCATGGCTTCGCCAACGCCGGGGACCAGCCGGTGGAGTTCCTCTCCCTGTTCGGGGCGCAGGGCGAGCGCATCCATGTCCGCGCCCGCCCCGCCGGTACCTGA
- a CDS encoding nitrilase-related carbon-nitrogen hydrolase translates to MTERLAPPAQRPWLCLWGGAAASLLSVGGRFDVPLAAWVAPLLLLRFLRHTRPLVALPAVFAVTVVSAAVWMAELAVPITWLTFLGDVAFGVAYGLPYAADRLLGPRAGTLGRVLLFPAAAMSVEFLLGTYGPFGTAYGMRAASQHANTALLQITALTGPYVIAFVIGAGATVGNLVWERGPHRPAPRWAAVYATAVALIVAGGQLRTMSTDTSGDTVKVAGVNPSQAAIDAETAVHGASRLAVTDPRRVDRADVRRAMRPLLDDLFRQTARAAAAGARIVVWSENAARVADEDHRAYLRQASAAADAHNVYLLVADLTYLPDAPHGRDETHLFGPDGGKLWDYEKARPIPGLEIYTPGDGRVPVVDTPYGRLANVICYDADFPAGNHIDADIVLVPGGDWPEMGRTHTAMAGLRAIENGYALVRQDFNGQSGAYDATGRLLSTQDTTTDAGVWYADVPIHGSRTPYSRTGDIVSWGVLAGTVAAAVVLARRTRRHPAPPSGSPSSARASAVGPGR, encoded by the coding sequence ATGACCGAACGACTCGCCCCGCCCGCTCAACGCCCCTGGCTGTGCCTGTGGGGCGGCGCCGCGGCGTCCTTGCTGTCCGTCGGCGGCCGGTTCGACGTGCCCCTGGCCGCATGGGTGGCGCCGCTGCTCCTCCTCCGCTTCCTGCGCCACACCCGCCCGCTCGTGGCCCTGCCCGCGGTGTTCGCCGTGACGGTGGTGTCGGCCGCGGTGTGGATGGCCGAACTCGCCGTGCCCATCACCTGGCTCACCTTCCTGGGCGATGTGGCCTTCGGAGTGGCCTACGGTCTGCCGTATGCGGCCGACCGGCTGCTCGGCCCGCGCGCCGGGACTCTCGGCCGGGTGCTGCTGTTCCCCGCCGCGGCCATGTCCGTGGAGTTCCTCCTCGGCACCTACGGCCCGTTCGGCACCGCGTATGGCATGCGGGCCGCGTCCCAGCACGCGAACACCGCGCTGCTCCAGATCACCGCGCTGACCGGGCCCTACGTCATCGCCTTCGTCATCGGGGCGGGAGCGACCGTCGGCAACCTGGTCTGGGAGCGCGGGCCGCACCGGCCCGCGCCGCGCTGGGCCGCCGTCTACGCCACGGCCGTCGCCCTGATCGTCGCCGGCGGACAGCTCCGCACGATGTCCACGGACACGAGCGGCGACACCGTCAAAGTGGCCGGCGTCAATCCGAGCCAGGCGGCCATCGACGCCGAGACGGCGGTGCACGGCGCGTCCCGGCTCGCCGTCACCGATCCGCGCCGCGTCGACCGGGCCGATGTGCGCCGGGCCATGCGCCCGCTCCTGGACGACCTCTTCCGACAGACCGCACGGGCGGCCGCGGCCGGTGCGCGGATCGTCGTCTGGTCGGAGAACGCCGCGCGGGTGGCCGACGAGGACCACCGCGCGTACCTGCGGCAGGCGTCGGCGGCAGCCGACGCGCACAACGTCTATCTCCTGGTGGCCGACCTGACCTATCTGCCGGACGCGCCCCACGGCAGGGACGAGACCCATCTCTTCGGCCCCGACGGCGGGAAGCTGTGGGACTACGAGAAGGCCCGGCCCATCCCCGGGCTCGAGATCTACACACCCGGCGACGGCCGTGTGCCCGTCGTCGACACCCCCTACGGCCGGCTGGCGAACGTCATCTGCTACGACGCCGACTTCCCGGCGGGCAATCACATCGACGCCGACATCGTCCTCGTCCCCGGCGGCGACTGGCCCGAGATGGGGCGCACCCACACCGCCATGGCCGGGCTGCGCGCGATCGAGAACGGCTACGCGCTGGTCCGGCAGGACTTCAACGGCCAGTCCGGCGCCTACGACGCCACCGGACGGCTGTTGTCCACGCAGGACACCACCACCGACGCGGGCGTCTGGTACGCCGACGTTCCCATCCACGGCTCGCGCACCCCGTACTCCCGCACGGGCGACATCGTCTCCTGGGGCGTGCTCGCCGGCACCGTGGCCGCGGCGGTGGTTCTCGCCAGGCGCACCCGGCGCCATCCCGCTCCGCCATCCGGGTCCCCCTCCTCCGCGCGGGCGTCCGCCGTTGGCCCGGGCAGGTGA
- a CDS encoding 1-aminocyclopropane-1-carboxylate deaminase yields the protein MSLDDFERHPLLFGPSPVHPLDRLSERLGGARVWAKREDCNSGLAFGGNKTRKLEYLVPDALRKGADTLVSIGGVQSNHTRQVAAVAAKLGLRAVLVQESWVDWPDSVNDKVGNILLSRIMGARVKLVDAGFGIGFKDSWNQALEDVRAEGGTPYPIPAGASDHPLGGLGFANWAREVQAQERELGVFFDTIVVCSVTGSTQAGMIAGFAGQDRPRRVLGIDASAKPAETRAQVEKIARETAGLIGLGRELRDEEITVLEGWAGDLYGVPVDSTLEAIRLTGSLEGVILDPVYEGKSMAGLIDLVRDGDIPKDSNVLYAHLGGQPALNAYSGAFR from the coding sequence ATGTCCCTCGATGACTTCGAGCGCCACCCCCTGCTGTTCGGCCCCAGCCCGGTCCACCCCCTGGACCGGTTGAGCGAGCGTCTCGGCGGGGCGCGCGTCTGGGCCAAGCGCGAGGACTGCAACAGCGGACTGGCCTTCGGCGGCAACAAGACCCGCAAGCTGGAGTACCTCGTCCCCGACGCGCTCCGGAAGGGCGCGGACACCCTGGTGAGCATCGGCGGTGTGCAGTCCAATCACACCCGGCAGGTCGCCGCGGTGGCGGCGAAGCTGGGGCTGAGGGCCGTTCTGGTGCAGGAGAGCTGGGTGGACTGGCCCGACTCCGTCAACGACAAGGTGGGCAACATCCTGCTCTCCCGGATCATGGGCGCGCGGGTGAAGCTGGTCGACGCGGGATTCGGCATCGGCTTCAAGGACAGCTGGAACCAGGCCCTGGAGGACGTCCGTGCCGAGGGCGGCACGCCGTATCCGATCCCCGCCGGGGCCTCCGACCATCCGCTGGGCGGTCTGGGCTTCGCCAACTGGGCGCGGGAGGTCCAGGCGCAGGAGCGGGAGCTGGGGGTCTTCTTCGACACCATCGTGGTGTGCAGCGTCACCGGCTCCACCCAGGCGGGCATGATCGCGGGCTTCGCGGGCCAGGACCGCCCCCGCCGGGTCCTGGGCATCGACGCCTCCGCCAAACCGGCCGAGACCCGTGCCCAGGTGGAGAAGATCGCACGCGAGACCGCCGGGCTGATCGGCCTCGGCCGGGAGCTGCGCGATGAGGAGATCACCGTGCTGGAGGGCTGGGCCGGGGACCTCTACGGCGTCCCGGTCGACTCCACCCTCGAGGCGATCCGGCTCACCGGAAGCCTCGAAGGGGTGATCCTCGACCCGGTCTACGAAGGCAAGTCCATGGCCGGGCTCATCGACCTCGTCCGCGACGGCGACATACCCAAGGACTCCAACGTCCTCTACGCCCACCTCGGCGGCCAGCCCGCGCTCAACGCCTACAGCGGCGCCTTCCGCTGA
- a CDS encoding dihydroxyacetone kinase subunit DhaK, whose translation MPQYFRDSPESLVPDALAGFAAAHADLVAYNPDHGYFHTRHIAPARRVGLVSGGGSGHEPLHSGFLGTGMLDAACPGRIFASPHNRQIFEASRAVARADGVLHIVKNYTGDRINFGIAAERLAHEGIRCARVLIDDDLATDSDDIAVGRRGTGATLIVEKILGAAADEGRGLEDLVALGTDVTRRARSLAVAAAAHTTPQSGTPAFTLPDNVLEFGVGIHGERAEGTTPHAPLGKLVETMTDQLLAALPDSAGARVLALVNGLGSITSLELYGIRHAVAKALDDRGVGLDRSLTGTFVSALDMRGFSLTLFATDAEALRLWDAPARTPAWPL comes from the coding sequence ATGCCCCAGTACTTCCGCGACTCGCCCGAGTCTCTCGTTCCCGACGCGCTCGCGGGCTTCGCCGCCGCCCATGCCGACCTCGTCGCCTACAACCCCGACCACGGGTACTTCCACACCCGCCACATCGCGCCCGCCCGCCGCGTCGGGCTGGTCTCGGGCGGCGGGTCCGGCCATGAACCGCTGCACTCCGGTTTCCTCGGGACGGGGATGCTGGACGCCGCCTGCCCCGGCCGGATCTTCGCCTCGCCCCACAACCGGCAGATCTTCGAGGCCAGCCGGGCCGTCGCCCGGGCCGACGGGGTGCTGCACATCGTCAAGAACTACACCGGAGACCGCATCAACTTCGGCATCGCCGCCGAGCGCCTCGCCCACGAGGGCATCCGCTGCGCCCGGGTCCTCATCGACGACGACCTCGCCACCGACTCGGACGACATCGCGGTCGGCCGCCGCGGCACCGGCGCCACCCTGATCGTCGAGAAGATCCTCGGCGCCGCCGCCGACGAGGGGCGCGGTCTGGAGGACCTGGTCGCGCTCGGCACCGATGTGACCCGGCGGGCCCGCAGCCTCGCCGTCGCCGCGGCCGCCCACACCACGCCCCAGTCCGGGACACCGGCCTTCACCCTGCCCGACAACGTCCTGGAGTTCGGGGTCGGCATCCACGGGGAGCGGGCCGAGGGGACCACCCCGCACGCACCGCTCGGCAAGCTGGTCGAGACCATGACCGACCAGCTGCTGGCCGCGCTGCCGGACAGCGCCGGGGCACGGGTGCTCGCCCTGGTCAACGGGCTGGGCTCGATCACCTCGCTGGAGCTGTACGGCATCCGCCACGCGGTCGCCAAGGCCCTCGACGACCGCGGTGTCGGCCTCGACCGGTCCCTGACCGGCACCTTCGTGAGCGCCCTGGACATGCGGGGCTTCTCACTGACCCTGTTCGCCACCGACGCGGAGGCGCTGCGGCTGTGGGACGCCCCCGCCCGCACCCCCGCCTGGCCCCTGTGA
- a CDS encoding sialidase family protein, producing the protein MTTPYRRHLLPTLLTLLAVLGSLLAAQAPPAAAASGTLLRDGTGLYPRALRLQHNGAANGRVLASVVTFRGSDGLGAIYESTDDGATFRQVGEVADPEASGGQGECCATLYELPRAVGAMPAGTLLWAASIGQDEPDRRMAIRVFRSNNQGRTWSYLSTVATAPNTKGLWEPEFSIDSSGRLVAHYSDETDPAHSQKLVAARSADGITWTGHHATIASKLASDRPGMPIVRKLPDGQYFMVYEICAAQGQYSCVVHYRTSWDGWNWGDPAHLGYRPETADGKYFTHTPNLAWAPEPGNPRGKLFLVGQVLNNADGTTATGSGATVWTNSNGGTGAWRSISAPVRVDSKVVDWCPNYSSALLPSADGSRVLEIATDYVGTVCKPFYATGGS; encoded by the coding sequence ATGACCACGCCGTACCGAAGACACCTCCTGCCCACCCTGCTGACCCTCCTGGCCGTCCTGGGCTCGCTCCTGGCGGCCCAGGCACCCCCGGCCGCGGCCGCCTCCGGGACCCTGCTGCGCGACGGCACCGGCCTCTACCCCCGCGCCCTGCGCCTCCAGCACAACGGCGCCGCCAACGGCCGCGTCCTCGCCTCGGTGGTCACCTTCCGCGGCTCGGACGGGCTCGGTGCCATCTACGAGAGCACCGACGACGGCGCCACCTTCCGGCAGGTGGGCGAGGTGGCCGACCCCGAGGCGTCCGGCGGACAGGGCGAATGCTGCGCCACCCTGTACGAACTGCCGCGGGCCGTCGGCGCCATGCCCGCCGGGACCCTGCTGTGGGCGGCCTCCATCGGCCAGGACGAACCGGACCGCCGGATGGCCATCCGGGTCTTCCGCAGCAACAATCAGGGCCGCACCTGGTCCTATCTGTCCACCGTGGCCACCGCCCCCAACACCAAGGGGCTGTGGGAGCCGGAGTTCTCCATCGACTCCAGCGGACGGCTGGTGGCCCACTACTCGGACGAGACCGACCCCGCGCACAGCCAGAAGCTGGTCGCCGCCCGCAGCGCGGACGGGATCACCTGGACGGGCCACCATGCCACCATCGCCAGCAAACTCGCCTCCGACCGGCCCGGTATGCCCATCGTGCGCAAGCTGCCCGACGGCCAGTACTTCATGGTGTACGAGATCTGCGCCGCCCAGGGGCAGTACTCATGCGTGGTCCACTACCGGACCTCGTGGGACGGCTGGAACTGGGGCGACCCCGCTCACCTCGGCTACCGTCCCGAGACCGCCGACGGGAAGTACTTCACCCATACGCCGAACCTCGCCTGGGCCCCTGAGCCCGGAAATCCCCGGGGCAAGCTGTTCCTCGTCGGCCAGGTCCTGAACAACGCCGACGGCACCACCGCCACCGGCAGCGGTGCCACCGTCTGGACCAACAGCAACGGCGGCACCGGAGCCTGGCGTTCGATCTCCGCACCCGTGCGGGTGGATTCCAAGGTGGTCGACTGGTGCCCCAACTACAGCTCGGCGCTGCTGCCCTCGGCGGACGGCAGCCGAGTGCTGGAGATCGCCACGGACTACGTGGGCACCGTGTGCAAACCGTTCTACGCCACCGGGGGGAGCTGA
- a CDS encoding TetR/AcrR family transcriptional regulator has product MWTLSTSTGSGYHHGDLRAALLDSALELLDTEGPGELSLRAVARHAGVSPNAPYRHYRDKEALLAALATRGFTELGEHLAAVAPGEAPDAEVIAMACAAVDYALDHPGVYRLMFGQACSSHPDTIAASDATIAVVAERIAAIAEPERREPLRIGIWALVHGLSTLLLDERLGTPTRAEAGALVETVVRTMLGAGPERPDGKSAAG; this is encoded by the coding sequence GTGTGGACACTGTCAACATCTACTGGCTCGGGATACCACCACGGGGATCTGCGAGCGGCCCTGCTGGACTCCGCTCTGGAGCTCCTCGACACCGAGGGCCCGGGCGAGCTGTCGCTGCGCGCGGTCGCCCGGCACGCCGGGGTCTCCCCGAACGCCCCCTACCGCCACTACCGCGACAAGGAGGCGCTGCTCGCCGCCCTCGCCACCCGGGGCTTCACGGAGCTGGGCGAACACCTCGCGGCGGTCGCCCCCGGGGAGGCGCCCGACGCGGAGGTCATCGCCATGGCGTGCGCGGCGGTCGACTACGCGCTGGACCACCCCGGGGTGTACCGCCTGATGTTCGGGCAGGCGTGCAGCAGCCACCCCGACACCATCGCCGCCTCCGACGCCACGATCGCCGTCGTGGCGGAGCGCATCGCGGCCATCGCGGAACCGGAGCGGCGCGAGCCGCTGCGGATCGGGATCTGGGCCCTCGTCCACGGGCTGAGCACTCTGCTGCTGGACGAACGGCTCGGCACACCGACGCGCGCCGAGGCCGGCGCCCTGGTGGAGACGGTCGTACGCACCATGCTGGGCGCCGGCCCCGAACGGCCGGACGGGAAATCCGCCGCCGGGTGA
- a CDS encoding DAK2 domain-containing protein — MPDQPGPKGLTHTAVMDWMTRFAATVRSVEPELTALDQKAGDGDFGANLVTGLDGVRRALDALAAGAGNGERDRRGPDAPLDAAARVFLDDVGGTSGPLFGLLFQELADALGMAADPPGTAALALGTAAGAAAIQRVGEAEVGDKTMVDALVPAARALASCEPTADPAHALHVAAVAAHRGARSTTDLRARRGRASYTGDHSRGVPDPGALAVALLFASAHAELTSLSRLPVS, encoded by the coding sequence ATGCCCGACCAGCCCGGCCCCAAGGGCCTCACCCACACCGCCGTCATGGACTGGATGACACGGTTCGCCGCCACCGTACGCTCCGTGGAGCCCGAGCTCACCGCGCTCGACCAGAAGGCGGGCGACGGGGACTTCGGCGCCAATCTGGTCACCGGGCTGGACGGTGTCCGCCGCGCGCTGGACGCCCTGGCGGCGGGCGCGGGGAACGGCGAACGGGATCGGAGGGGCCCGGACGCACCGCTGGACGCCGCCGCACGGGTCTTCCTCGACGACGTGGGCGGCACCAGCGGTCCCCTGTTCGGGCTGCTCTTCCAGGAGCTCGCCGACGCGCTGGGGATGGCCGCCGACCCGCCCGGGACCGCGGCGCTGGCCCTCGGAACCGCCGCGGGCGCGGCCGCGATCCAGCGGGTCGGCGAGGCCGAGGTGGGCGACAAGACCATGGTGGACGCCCTCGTCCCCGCCGCACGGGCCCTCGCCTCCTGCGAACCCACCGCCGACCCCGCGCACGCGCTCCATGTGGCCGCGGTGGCGGCCCACCGGGGCGCCCGCTCCACCACCGATCTGCGCGCCCGCCGCGGACGCGCCAGCTACACCGGCGACCACTCGCGCGGCGTCCCCGACCCGGGCGCCCTGGCCGTGGCCCTGCTGTTCGCTTCCGCACACGCCGAGCTCACCTCGCTCAGCCGGCTCCCCGTGTCCTGA
- a CDS encoding class I SAM-dependent methyltransferase, which yields MTTRPDIPPGTTPGEFWDTFYSAEDHVWSGRPNAALVREVTGLTPGRALDLGCGEGADAIWLARQGWRVTAVDVSQVALDRGAGHAASEGVGDRIEWQPHDLSVSFPAGTFDLVSTYFLHSWLELPRERILRSAAGAVAPGGVLLITGHAGFPSWVADPDPDFHFPTPEEVLAGLDLAEGEWEVLVSEVHEEKMTDPEGKPATRVDNTVKVRRR from the coding sequence ATGACCACCAGGCCCGACATCCCGCCCGGCACCACGCCCGGGGAGTTCTGGGACACCTTCTACAGCGCCGAGGACCACGTCTGGAGCGGCAGGCCCAACGCCGCCCTGGTGCGCGAGGTCACCGGGCTGACCCCCGGCCGCGCACTGGATCTGGGCTGCGGCGAGGGCGCCGACGCCATCTGGCTCGCCCGGCAGGGCTGGCGGGTCACCGCCGTCGACGTCTCCCAGGTGGCCCTGGACCGCGGCGCCGGACACGCGGCGTCGGAAGGTGTCGGCGACCGCATCGAATGGCAGCCGCACGACCTGTCCGTGTCCTTCCCGGCCGGCACCTTCGACCTGGTCTCCACCTACTTCCTGCACTCCTGGCTCGAGCTGCCCCGGGAGCGGATCCTGCGCAGCGCCGCGGGCGCCGTCGCACCGGGCGGGGTGCTCCTGATCACCGGACACGCAGGATTCCCGTCCTGGGTGGCGGACCCCGATCCGGACTTCCACTTCCCGACCCCCGAGGAGGTGCTCGCCGGGCTCGACCTCGCGGAGGGGGAGTGGGAGGTCCTCGTCAGCGAGGTGCACGAGGAGAAGATGACCGACCCCGAGGGAAAGCCGGCCACCCGCGTCGACAACACCGTGAAGGTCCGCCGCCGCTGA
- a CDS encoding acyltransferase family protein, whose protein sequence is MQQETAARVTTPPALPRPRDGGASGGRTRDPYFDNAKYLTIVLVACGHAWEPLTYGSRAATAIYLTVYAFHMPAFALISGYFSRSFDMAPGRVKRLLTGVVVPYLVFEVAYTLFYRWAQDDPGYPISLLDPWYVMWFLAALFIWRVTTPLWLALRHPVPVALAVAALASISPEAGGDLGLQRVLAFLPFFVVGLTLRPDHFTRLRTRRARLVALPVAAFALCTAYAVAPWMDAEWFYHRKSVAKLDGVPSWAGLLTTPVLFGLALVLTACFLAWVPGRRTWFTTLGSGTLYGYLLHGFIIKSSRFWDWYDHPWLHTPLGELTVTAAAVLMITVLCTEPVRRVLRALVEPRMDWAFRRTGSSATS, encoded by the coding sequence GTGCAGCAGGAGACCGCCGCCCGTGTGACCACACCACCGGCCTTGCCACGGCCGCGCGATGGCGGCGCGTCCGGAGGCCGGACGCGCGACCCGTACTTCGACAACGCGAAGTACCTCACCATCGTGCTGGTGGCGTGCGGCCACGCATGGGAGCCGCTCACCTACGGCAGCCGGGCGGCCACCGCGATCTACCTGACGGTGTACGCGTTCCACATGCCCGCGTTCGCCCTCATATCGGGCTACTTCTCGCGGAGTTTCGACATGGCGCCGGGGCGGGTGAAGCGGCTGCTCACGGGCGTCGTGGTGCCGTACCTGGTCTTCGAGGTGGCGTACACGCTCTTCTACCGCTGGGCGCAGGACGATCCGGGCTATCCCATCAGCCTGCTCGACCCCTGGTATGTGATGTGGTTCCTGGCCGCGCTGTTCATCTGGCGGGTCACCACTCCGCTGTGGCTCGCGCTGCGCCATCCGGTGCCGGTCGCGCTGGCGGTGGCCGCGCTGGCCTCGATCTCCCCGGAGGCGGGCGGGGATCTCGGTCTCCAGCGGGTGCTGGCGTTCCTCCCGTTCTTCGTGGTCGGGCTCACCCTGCGCCCGGACCACTTCACCCGGCTGCGGACCCGGCGGGCCCGGCTGGTCGCCCTTCCGGTGGCGGCCTTCGCCCTGTGCACGGCGTACGCGGTGGCGCCCTGGATGGACGCGGAGTGGTTCTACCACCGCAAGAGCGTCGCCAAGCTGGACGGCGTACCGTCCTGGGCCGGTCTGCTCACCACACCCGTCCTCTTCGGTCTGGCGCTGGTGCTGACGGCCTGCTTCCTGGCCTGGGTGCCGGGGCGCAGGACCTGGTTCACCACGCTCGGCTCCGGGACGCTGTACGGCTATCTGCTGCACGGCTTCATCATCAAGTCGTCCCGCTTCTGGGACTGGTACGACCATCCGTGGCTGCACACCCCGCTCGGGGAGCTCACCGTCACGGCGGCCGCGGTGCTCATGATCACCGTATTGTGCACGGAACCGGTGCGACGGGTCCTGCGCGCTCTGGTGGAGCCACGCATGGACTGGGCGTTCCGGCGCACCGGTTCGTCAGCCACTTCCTGA
- a CDS encoding SDR family oxidoreductase, with protein MTDTNTGNDRPAGEAAPSYGPLSGCVALVTGASSGIGAATAVALARQGADLAVVARRTERLEDLAATVRKEGRSCAVLTADLRDTAQARQCVEDAVERCGRLDVLVNNAGSVVPGKVEESDPEGWERMLDLNVRTVLHTSQQALPHLLRTASDDPRGVADLVNVSSVAGRLARPGNGVYSATKHAVGALSEAMRQEVTARGVRVGLVEPGMVATELTADSAVATVGRGVPRESWLHPEDIARAIAFMVTQPSHAAINEIMVRPTAQEY; from the coding sequence GTGACGGATACGAACACCGGGAACGACCGGCCCGCCGGAGAGGCCGCACCCTCCTACGGCCCGCTGTCGGGCTGCGTGGCGCTGGTGACCGGCGCGTCCAGCGGCATCGGAGCGGCCACCGCCGTGGCGCTGGCCCGGCAGGGCGCCGATCTCGCGGTGGTGGCCCGCCGTACCGAACGGCTGGAGGACCTGGCCGCCACGGTGCGCAAGGAGGGCCGCTCCTGCGCCGTCCTCACCGCCGATCTGCGGGACACCGCGCAGGCCCGCCAGTGTGTCGAGGACGCCGTCGAGCGGTGCGGACGGCTCGATGTGCTGGTGAACAACGCCGGCTCCGTGGTGCCCGGCAAGGTCGAGGAGAGCGACCCCGAGGGCTGGGAGCGGATGCTCGACCTCAACGTCAGGACCGTGCTGCACACCTCCCAGCAGGCGCTGCCCCATCTGCTGCGGACGGCGTCCGACGACCCGCGCGGGGTGGCGGACCTGGTGAACGTCAGCTCGGTGGCCGGCCGGCTGGCACGCCCCGGCAACGGCGTCTACTCGGCCACCAAACACGCGGTGGGCGCCTTGAGCGAGGCCATGCGCCAGGAGGTGACGGCCCGCGGTGTCCGGGTGGGGCTGGTCGAGCCGGGCATGGTCGCCACGGAGCTGACGGCCGACAGCGCGGTCGCCACCGTTGGACGCGGCGTGCCGCGCGAGTCCTGGCTGCACCCCGAGGACATCGCCCGCGCGATCGCCTTCATGGTCACCCAGCCCTCGCACGCCGCCATCAATGAGATCATGGTGCGCCCCACCGCCCAGGAGTACTGA